In the Tamandua tetradactyla isolate mTamTet1 chromosome 8, mTamTet1.pri, whole genome shotgun sequence genome, GGTGATAACCACATCATTCAGTTCTAAATTATCTTCTTGTAGTTCATATTCTATGTTGACATCACAGCCATTTCCACTTTCTGAGGGCCAGCAATTAACTGAGAGGAAAAGCAAAGCAGAGACACTAGAACATCAGAAAATGACGAGGGAAAAGTTAAAACGGTAATCTCAAGAAAATTGATGACTGCAGGCCTTAAACATGCTAATACGTAAACTACATTAAAAAGAACTACCTCAAAATTaaagtcattaaaaattaaagctataaatggtacttagagaactggatatccacatgcaaaagaatgaaagagagagggcgggccgcggtggctcagcgggcaaagtgcttgcctgctatgccggaggacctcggttcgattcccggccccagcccatgtaacaaaaaacggaaaaacaaaatacaataaaacaagaaaatgtttaaagatgtttccctttcttccttccttccttccttctatccttccttccttctctctgtctttcctttaaaaaaaaaaaaaaaaaaaaaaaaaagaatgaaagaggatccatatctcatgccctatacaaaaattaactcaaaattgatcaaagacttaaacattagatctaagactataaaactgttagaagaaaatctatagaaatattttataaatctcataataggagacggtttcctagaccttacacccaaagcaccagcattgaagaaagaaagaaagaaatgggaactcctcaaaatgaaacacttttttttttttaaagaacttcgtcaagaaagtaaaaagacagcctacacaatgggagacaatatttggaaatgatatatcagataatggtctagtatccagaatatataaagagatcgttcaactcaacaacaaaaagacagccaacccaattacaaaaggggcaaaagatatgaacagacacttctcagaagaggaaatacaaatggccaaaaggcacatgaaaagatgctcaacttccctggctattagggatatgcaaatcaaaaccacaatgagatatctcacacccaccagaatggccattatcaataaaacagaaaacgacaagtgctgaagaggatgtggagaaagaggcacgcttatccactgttggtgggaatgtcaaatggtacaaccactgtggaaggcagtttggtgggtcctcaggaagctaaggataGAACAGCGaaatgacccaacaatagcactgctagatatctactcagggGAAATGAcggcaaagatacaaacagacatttgcacaccaatctttATAGCAGCaacatttacaattgccaagagatggaaacagcacaaatgtccatcaacagacaagtggctaaacaagctgtggtatatacatacaaaggaatattatgaagctgtaagacagaatcaagttatgaagtatgaacaacatggatggaccttaaggacattatgctgagataagccaaaaacaaaaggacaaatactgtatggtctcactgatatgaactaacattaatgaatgaagttggagaatttcagttaagaaccgaagccatcaggagatagaaatagggtagctaTTGGGTAAtcggaactgaagggatacagattgtgcaacaggactgattgtaaaaattcataaatggatagcacaatactacctaactgcaatacaataatattagaatattagaacactgaatgaagctgaatgtgagaatgacagagggaggagggctggggcacaaatgaaatcagaagaaaagatatatgagaaagactgagatggtataatccaggaatgcctagagtgtacaatgatagcgactaaatgtacaaatttaaaaatgttctgcatgaggaagaacaaaggaatgtcaataatgtaggctgttgaaaatagatggtaattaatattttaaaactttaacttatgtgtgagaccaaagcaaaaaatgtttatttggtacaaaatttatatttcgactagtgcatttcctaatataacttatgtggacagcttaatttaacaccataagtacatggaaccttgagtagggcatgagattttgtaggtttgtccagagtgacgccTAGATAAatccccagagtgatttgaacagtgaataaaaaagtacatgcaggttttttttttgtctgtttgtttgttcgtttgtgtctttttttttactattatttttatttttttctctatattaacattctacatctttttctgttgttttgctagttcttttcctaaaccgatgcaaatgtactaagaaatgatgatcatgcatctatatgataatgttaagaattactgattgcatatgtagaatggaatgatttctaaatgttgtgttaatttctttttttttctttaattaataaaaaaaaaaaaaaaagtacatgcaaagtcccctggggggaatggagaaaaagggggaaaattcaacttccctaagtggagaatttttgatattctcacaagcagtggagacaatcaaagcaataggctgagcccccaatcttggggtttgttcatatgaaacttcaccccgcaaaggataggctaagcctacttaaagtaaGGCCTGAGaaccacccccaagagaatctctcttgttgctcagatatggcctctctctctcagccaacatgacaagcaaactcactgccctcccccctctctacgtgggacatgactcccaggggtgtggaccttcctggcaatgtgggacagaaatcctagaatgagctaggactcagcaccaagggattgagaaaaccttctcgactgaaagggggaagagagaaatgagacaaaataaagtgtcaatggctgagagattccaaacagagtcgagaggttatcctggaggttattcttacgcattaaatagatatcaccttgttagtcaagatgtaatggagaggctggagggaagtgcctgaaaatgtagaggtgtgttccagtagccatgtttcttgaagatgattgtaaaatgatacagcttttccaatgtgactgtgtgattgtgaaagccttgtatctgatgcttcttttatctaccttatggacagatgagtaaaacatgtggattaaataATAGggcgaacaaatgttaaaataaatttagtagattgaaatgctagtgatcaatgaaagggaggggtaagcggtatggtatgtatgaattttttcctgttttctttttatttctttttctgaattgatgcaaatgtttctaagaaataatcatgatgatgaatatacaattatgtgataaaagaatgttcatattgttgttaattggttttattaataaaaatttttaaaaatatatttaaaaaattacagctaatgtttaaaacatataaaatgcaGCACTGAGTCTATTTTGAAAGAAGGTAATTTTGCCTAAATTAATTTGGCTGTAGTAACGGAGATAAAGAGCTTACAAGCCAGTTATTTCTAGTTGTCAATGCCAAGTAGCATTGTGGAGCTGGCCAGACACACTTACTTGTCAGTGGAATAAAAGATTCCTCTGTGGTTTGTAGCCTCCACTTTAGCACCCCTACGTCACTGTTGACTGGAAATGACTTCTCTGGATTCTTCAAGCCAATTAGAGATTCTGCAGTGAAAAGTTTTTTATCCACATTTGGATGGGTCTGaaatgagagggaaaggaaagtaaCTTCTGAGGTTCAGACAGGATATGAcaggaaataaatcccctctggTCTTATATGGCCCTAAGCTTTAATTCAAGTATGATCTAAACATCTGAAATAGAGTATCAAAAAATTCCAATCTCTCttgattttgaaaaaagaaactctttcttcaaaggcttttaaaaaagacttaAGATGCTCTTAAAACACTCTCTCCTATGTCCCTGTACCAAGTTATAAGATTAATCACCTAGATAAAATGTAACAAGAACAACCACAATACATAAAGATAAGGAGGGCTCATACATATCCAAATAGTtgtaacatatatattcattttgtaaGGGACTTAatgcatttttcaaatatatcattAGCTACTGCCCTTTAGCTGACAAAACAAGCAACTGGTATTTACAGAGTAGTAGAATGGCTAAGTTCAGTATCAcaacctttttttgttgttgtttaaatattttttattatgaaatataacatatatacaaataagcaataaatttcaaagtacaatgtaATAggtagttatagaaaagatttcagagtttggtatgttccacaattttaagtttttctttctagctgctacATGTGACAACCTTTTTAAAAGAAggtacacaaatacacacacaaaaattatatAATAGGAAGAATAATATAAAATGCCTCTCCTATTCAATTTCAAAACTTCACTGTGACTTTTAAAACTATCTTTGAAGCAATATCctaaatgaattatttcattctGCAAAAGAAGACAAACATCTCTTTGTAACTTTTGTTGTatgaaatcatttattaaattccaaaATGACCTTTCATTAAATTCCAGTACTAAAAGTATTAAAAGGTTATTctatgatgatagcacaacattgtaaatttaATCATCCCCTTCAattgtggttaaaatgggaaatgttatgctgtatatgttaccacaataaaaaatcaaaacaaaacaaaaaacccagccaactgccctccttctctccccatcTCCCCCCACAAAATCTCCTATTGCTACATTCAACAATGTGAATGTCAGAAATGTTATACAAATGAAGTTAGATAAGAAACGGACATATTCTATGATCCTATTACATAAAACTCAAGAATGAGAAAACTAATAGATGCTTGGTAGTAGAGCAAGCATTCTCAATGGTAATGGAAACTGGTTCTTGGGAAtgtgtgagaaaaaaaatcaatgttttaatatatgaagcaaacacatACATATGGTACATAAATTATATACTGTATAAGCATGGTAAGATGTTAGGAAAAAAATGGCTCCCAGGGGGTgccataatgaaaataaatgtggtAGAGGTTAGAATACTGTCTACTTTGGAGGCACTGTGGGAGAGGGTTTGAGGGGGAAAAAGGCTATTCTAATACAGCTGCTATCACTAGGCTTGGGAAGAGAATTAATGTCTCGAGGATACCATTGTAGGTAATAAATTAACTTCTCTGCTGCGTATCTAGAACGACACTACTTATATAACTTAAATAATTTTGTGTTCTGTGGTTTATCTAAGGAACTCCAGTTGAGAAAGACTATGTTAGGTAAATGAAAAGTCTTAACACTCCCTTAGCAAAAGCTCTACACACCTGTAGCTGCACTCCCTTCTTATCTTCATTTTCCACATGAAGCCGAATTCGGCCAAATTTATCATCTGAGATCCTAAGCATGATCATGCCGTGCAACTCCATATTCTGTAATCCTCCATCTCGTCCACAGGTTAGTGTGATTTTTTCCTCAATCTTCATATGCACACTGTagagaaaaagcaatacatttgtTCAGACAGGGAGAAATCAGAACTCCCTTTCTCCAGGTTTTAATGGGGATTAACTAAGaacaatttactttttaaaaaaaggtgctCTTGCTAAATCTATCAAAATGTAAAGCATTATACCCTTTGATCCAGTATTTCTTTTCTAGAATTCATCCTACATATAAACTCTCAAATGTGCAAAATAATGTACTAAATTATTCAATGACAAATAGTTTGTAAAGCAAAAgtttggaaacaatttaaatgttcATCAGTAGGGGGCTGCTTAAATAGATAAAGGTATAGCCACACAACTGAATACTAggtaactgtttaaaaaaaaaggggggggagtggtttcaaatgaaaaaatcaataaactaaaaaattataCAAGAAACACATGTATAGCCTTTATCCTGATGTACCTGTTGTTAAAATTTTTTCCCATCTGTCTTATTTGCATTTGCATACacacttttctctctcttatgtgtgtgtgtgtgtatgtgtgtgtgtacttatgtatttaatttttttcctaaaccaTTTTAAGGCTGGTTATATACACCATAGCcctttactcctaaatatttcagtgtataTTTCCCAAGAATAGGAATATTTTCATATATCATCAGAATACAGTTAtcaacttcataaatttatcctgATACAATACTTTAATTACTAACCACATGCCAATTTTGTCAGTTAAcccaataatgtcttttataGTAGCACAAGATCCAGTCTTGGGTCAACTGCTGTATTTAGATGTCATGCCTCTATAGCCTCAAGCAAGGAAAATCTTATCTCTAAGATAACTAAGAGAAAAAAGCAACTGGAGAATGTCTCCAGTATGGTACCCATCTGtgtataaaaagatgaaaaatagagTATGTATGCACAGTTTCACTTGTCTATACACAAATTATCCCCTTTGGAAGAATGCACAAACTAGTTAATATTGGTTCCCTCCAGAGGAAGAAACTAGGTATTGAGAGAACAGGGTTAGGGTGGGAAGAATTCACTGTCCATCTTTTTGAACCCTTTGAAATATGTACTATGTATGTATAACTTAAtaagaaaacaagtaaaataaaaagtgttgctGCTATGGGCAACTGTTAATACAAGCTTTTCACATTCTTAGTTTGACCtgtcatattaaaaatatttttaggtgtGTGAACTGTCAATGCTACAAAGAATATTCTGGCATCCTGATCTGTTCTCTGTTCCAACCCGTTAGGTATTCTCAGAAACAAGAGTAGAAGACAAGATATACCACAAAAGAGTGACTTAAGCAATGCAGGGTTCCATTTTGCATTCACAAGAGTTTGGTCTTTGCTCAgtaagtatttcattcttttaaaaagagcctcaagggccacggtggctcagcaggtaagaatgcttgcctgccatgcccaaggacctgggttcgattcccggtgcctgcccatgtaaaaaaaaaagagcctcaaGCTCTCACTAATATACATGATGGTCTCCAAAATCTTTTTCTAACAGCTTCAACCACCAGGAATAAACAGCACAGCACACAGGAGCTTTAGCAATTCAACAGATTTATCCTGTTGTAACCCTGTTCATCAGGGTTCATCACAGAACAGAACATAAAAAGACTAAATACTTTACTTTTATGCACACCTGATATAAGTATCCTCCTAGACTCATCTTTCAATTGACCTCAAAACTATTAGCAACAACAGAAGGTCTGAGCTTCAAGACAAGAAATCTGAGTCATGAATATGTGAACCTGGTGACTACAACTTAAAAATGTTACCAACCAGAACCACAGCCCTGCAATaagagacaaataaaaaatattctatacTGAGTTTAAAAACTTAAAAGGCAAAAGATAATATGCTAATTTGCTATtagtaatatttataaattttggagTAAAGACTGGTTCtccttaaatttatttagaagggtagAAAAAGGTATACCATAATGTtaatgggggtggtgggggtgggatgtCATCATAGTTTCTAGCCCCTAATTTAAGTATACTTTAAGAGACAAAGTATACACTAGGTATGAAGACAAGTTATTTTTGTCTAATTTAGCCAGCACAGAGCTGATAAAGGGTAAATTCTAAACATCACAGAAGATAGATCGCCGAGTCCCTAATTTacagttaatgaaaaaaaaagacctctgtTAATACATAGAATATACTCTAAATAAGTCTTTTAAACCAGTAAATTAAAATACACAAGAAGAATTTATAGCACATcgaaataagatttttaaaaaaagtacatgctctatttttattgagaaagttACTATTTACCTTTCCATGTTAATAGGTGGAGCATGCACTTTGGTTGCATCAGAGGTACGTTTGCCCGTATTAGAGGACACGATCGTTTCACCTTCAGATTTCAATTTGTCCACAAAGTTATCTACTTCCTTTCCTTTGGCTCCAAGTTTCAAAGCTTTGCTGGGGCCTGAAGGTCTAAgttaaagaagacaaaataagaaaacacatacaaacacacacacaattgggggaaaaaaaccccACCCATATCAATGAAGCTTTCCCTGAAGCTATTTTTTTAGGAGGAATGTGAAAGGGGAAAAACCAAGTTTCCTAGCATTTGGCTGGATAACTAGGCAGTTAAAGCCCAACATATGAACATGCCCAAACTGCCAGCTGACTGTCACTGTTAATAAGTAAGCTTCAAGTACCCAAAGACCAAAGGTATACTTCAAGCACACATGATCTGATGAAAACTTTGTACTGTCCAGTCAGTCAAATGCACTGTGTACAAAGCTTCGTATATAATTTCAAGTAGTTCACAGATTCTCCCTAAAATACAACTATGAGCAACAAGATTAAAACCCATGTTCCATAGTCAAATATCCTCAGTATTCCCAAAAAGGGACAATTCTCAGGAAACTGGATAATATGCAGAACTCTCTtttatacaaaatgaaaaaaacccaTTCAGATCTCTTCATTGCCAAATTTAATTTCACATCTTATTTCAAGTCACTCATTATTTACAACTTGCCTAGAAATCAGATATTACTCCAAAGACACAACATACAGCTTTTATCTGGCATTCTAGGGTTATTTGTAATACACCAGATACCTGGCTGGTGCAGGTGCCACTTTTGGTTTATCAGTTTCAATGATGGTCTCTGTGATCATGGCAGCTGTGCTGCCTCCAGATACAGCAGAGCTTCCAAATCCTCCAAATCCTGGTGCTTTCTTGCCCTGTCGCTCTGCATCTCTTCGAGCCTGTTGTAATTCCTTTGCTTTACGCCGCATCTCAGCCTTGGCTTCACGTTCTTGAGTCTATGAGAAGAGACATGCATGGATGAAGCTTTGAGGACAGTCTACATTAGCAAGTAAATACAGGGAAATCAGATTAGAAAAGCTGAAAAGACACAAATACCAGTAGTTCCAAAGAAGATGCTATTTACCTCTCTGACTGCTCTGAACACCTTCTCCTCATGAGAATCCATCTCTGTGAAGGTTCTGATCTGTGCAAGGTTAACATTCTCCCGGTATCCCAGGGCAACAATTTCatcaaaagcaaaaatcaaatcaaagcagTGTTCAGATATTTCATTCTCTTCTAAGGCTCGGCAGTATTCAGGGATCTAATCATGGACAGCAAAGGAAAAGATTCAGAATTTATGAGCAGTTATGTTTCCAAGTTTTATCCTTTAAAGTACCAAATTCCACTAAGCCTGAATCCCTTTCTTATTAGGtctttctagtttttattttaagcaaGACAATTCTCACTGGCACAAagtctctgtgtgtgtgcgtgcacatgtGTGGCTATATCAGTAAGCCCTAGACTCTGTTTTCTAGAAAACATAGCCAAACAAGTGTCAGAACTGCAGAGGTAGATTAGAGTAACTATTCAAGAACTGGAAAATGAAAGTGCAGCTTCCAGATTCTCTTTAGGGATGCTTTTGGCCAAGGAGGAcacccaataaatgtttgctggatGAAAAGAGTAACAGCAGCAATAATTTGgtagggtggggctggggaggggaaagCGTGAAAACTTAAAAAAGGTTGCTAgctcttctaaaccgatgcaaatgtactaagaaacgatgatcatgcatctatgtgatgatgttaagaattattgattgcatatgtagaatggtatgatttctaaatgttgggttaatttttttccgttaattaattaataaaaaaaaaacttaaaaaagcaTCAGTTGCTTTAAGGGAAAAAGTATTTTACACAAAAAtgttaaagcaaacaaacaaatctgGAATCTGCTACTACAGGACTCTTACCACTCGCGAGAAGAGCCTTAGGGTCTCCAGATCTTCTAAAATGTTGCTGTTTTTGGTAGTGATCAGGACCATGTACAGTTTCTCCATTGGCTGGTAGACATATCTTACACTCTCTGTTTCAACAAATGTATGTTGTTTTCCAGTGTTCATAAGCTTTGGAAAAGCTGCTAACAAGCCCTCAATCCGAGTCCGGGTCATCTCCACAAACTGTCGAGAAACAATAGCCTTTCCTGCTTTCGTGCAGACTGCTGCTGCCAACAGCACCTGTCAGGaatatatgtataaagaaataattaatcACTGCTTCACATCTGTTTTCCCAATAGCCTCAGGAGAAAAGGATACTACTATTCCACAAAATACACATTCAGTTATTTAGTGACATGGTTATGGAATGCTTCCAACTCTACTTCATTGCTTTAATTATAGTAGGTAATTCATAAgacaaaattaaagtaaaattgaggaaaatgaagctattattcttatttttcaataatcTACTTGAAGAAAAAGCtggttttttaagaaaataagctttctaataatacattttaaaaaataaagaaataatctaTGGCTGTACCATCCTCAACGCGCCCAATCTCGTCGTatctcagaaaaaaacaaagaaattttttGCAAGTCTACACATACATTATCAGCGGGTCTCCTCTAACTTAGAACTGGGCTGCTATTAGATAAACccataaagaataatttaaacatcttttttttttaaaagaaacaagattTCCACAGTCAAAACAGAGAGCTGACTAGGCAAATTAAAGGTTTATAAGAAGCCCctgacttttcctttccttttacctAGAATATGGAACCAATCTAGCGCATCTAAATTTATCTTCTTCTCTTTGATTAATCTTTCTGCATTATCCTATCCCCAGACATGcaatctgaaaattaaaaatctaagtgATCTAATATTGCACAGGTTTTGATAGTGAACAGTGATCAAGACCCTATAGTTTTCTTTCAGAGTCTagaatttcaataaataaaacaaataaaacaataaaggaagaaagggaaacctTGTATGTCATTAGCTTGgaagtaagaaaattaaatgcactGTTAAAAGTTTCTTCAGTGTAGGCATACAAGAGTTCACAAGTACAATTAACAAAAAgactattcatatattttggaagCCACAATGCTGAATATAACCTCTGAAATATGAACCCCCAACTGATCAGGCTTCTCAGCTTTACAGAAACAATACTACCTGTACTCCTATTTGTGAGTAGCTTGGGGGAGCAGCTTGAAGAATAAAACAAGTTAGCCAATTTGGATATTCTTATCGTTGTAATACATcagttttataataattataaaagaatCCCAAAAATCAATTTCCTTATCCATCAAGAATAGGTAATGAAAGTATTTGGCAATGAGACTTATTTCTGAAGAAAAGAGTGAGGAAAACAATTTAGATTGGGAAGTGTTTGATTTATACTATGTTCAATTAATTCCCTCTACtgaacatttttttacttttactgattgGTTTACTACTTTTAATGAACATTTCTCACATGAAATGTCAAGAGATAAATATTATCAACTGCTCCATTTCTCAAATCTAACAATTCAAAGTTTAGAAAGAAGTCAATTTAAGGGAATAATATAATTTTGTTTATGTTTCTGATTCTACTGCAATTCTCTTTACTCTCCATTGAAACCTACCTTCATTATCTCAGTTTGAAGTTACTTTTGTATTGTATGtaattaaaacagtttttttaaagTAGTCCTAAATCATAAAAACTCTCAAGAAGaatcttgtctttttttctttacaaaagatgagaaaatatttgagacATATAGAGACGTATAAATCATAACAACAGTTGATTACAGTTGCAAGAGAGCTAGCATAAAGAAACTAAATACAATCaaaattcttttataaataaatatttttgtacttaagaaatgtttctttttaccACAACTGACTAGTTGGAGGTATGAGTCAAAAAGATACACTGAAAGTAGTAGAGGAT is a window encoding:
- the ARCN1 gene encoding coatomer subunit delta isoform X1, with the protein product MVLLAAAVCTKAGKAIVSRQFVEMTRTRIEGLLAAFPKLMNTGKQHTFVETESVRYVYQPMEKLYMVLITTKNSNILEDLETLRLFSRVIPEYCRALEENEISEHCFDLIFAFDEIVALGYRENVNLAQIRTFTEMDSHEEKVFRAVRETQEREAKAEMRRKAKELQQARRDAERQGKKAPGFGGFGSSAVSGGSTAAMITETIIETDKPKVAPAPARPSGPSKALKLGAKGKEVDNFVDKLKSEGETIVSSNTGKRTSDATKVHAPPINMESVHMKIEEKITLTCGRDGGLQNMELHGMIMLRISDDKFGRIRLHVENEDKKGVQLQTHPNVDKKLFTAESLIGLKNPEKSFPVNSDVGVLKWRLQTTEESFIPLTINCWPSESGNGCDVNIEYELQEDNLELNDVVITIPLPSGVGAPVIGEIDGEYRHDSRRNTLEWCLPVIDAKNKSGSLEFSIAGQPNDFFPVQVSFISKKNYCNIQVTKVTQVDGNSPVRFSTETTFLVDKYEIL
- the ARCN1 gene encoding coatomer subunit delta isoform X2, whose amino-acid sequence is MTRTRIEGLLAAFPKLMNTGKQHTFVETESVRYVYQPMEKLYMVLITTKNSNILEDLETLRLFSRVIPEYCRALEENEISEHCFDLIFAFDEIVALGYRENVNLAQIRTFTEMDSHEEKVFRAVRETQEREAKAEMRRKAKELQQARRDAERQGKKAPGFGGFGSSAVSGGSTAAMITETIIETDKPKVAPAPARPSGPSKALKLGAKGKEVDNFVDKLKSEGETIVSSNTGKRTSDATKVHAPPINMESVHMKIEEKITLTCGRDGGLQNMELHGMIMLRISDDKFGRIRLHVENEDKKGVQLQTHPNVDKKLFTAESLIGLKNPEKSFPVNSDVGVLKWRLQTTEESFIPLTINCWPSESGNGCDVNIEYELQEDNLELNDVVITIPLPSGVGAPVIGEIDGEYRHDSRRNTLEWCLPVIDAKNKSGSLEFSIAGQPNDFFPVQVSFISKKNYCNIQVTKVTQVDGNSPVRFSTETTFLVDKYEIL